One window from the genome of Myxocyprinus asiaticus isolate MX2 ecotype Aquarium Trade chromosome 30, UBuf_Myxa_2, whole genome shotgun sequence encodes:
- the LOC127420811 gene encoding collagen alpha-2(VIII) chain-like, producing the protein MTMLALPFVLLTLVNHVLGGGYAPMPQMKYAQPVMKGPVGPPFREGKGQYLEFPPMMDVKGEPGPQGKPGPSGPPGPPGLPGKPGLGKPGLNGPPGPQGPAGFPGIGKPGLPGLPGKIGPKGPPGLNGEVGPRGEPGPRGLQGQPGPPGPAGLSLNGKPGLPGIRGPPGSIGEPGLKGGRGIPGERGLKGENGNGKPGLPGPRGLNGLQGPPGAPGAPGLGKPGLDGLPGPTGPKGDKGAPGEQGVPGEAGPPGLQGQPGPPGLGKNGLDGIPGNPGLIGPKGEAGPRGTPGFPGPPGYGKPGLVGQKGDRGPAGLQGAPGNKGEHGMEGIPGDMGPTGQPGLPGPQGPMGLPGKHGMSGLKGEVGPQGPPGLPGLRGDQGPSGLAGKPGLPGDKGPPGLNGPIGKPGPKGEAGHIGLPGNPGFIGASGPKGENGITGPPGPRGTSGIPGLPGPTGHMGPQGVPGLKGEQGPPGPQGIGKPGDKGMPGPQGPPGKPGSPGLSGMQGPPGPPGPPGPPGLSNGDIKQLAVQGPNIGGESIPKPNGEKPQFGQAELSASVAPAFTAILTTPFPPSGMPIKFDRTLYNGQNAYNPATGIFTSPLPGVYYFAYHVHVKGTSLWVALYKNNVPATYTYDEYKKGYMDQASGSAVLELKENDQVWMQMPSDQANGLYSTEYIHSSFSGFLLCPT; encoded by the coding sequence AGTTTCCACCAATGATGGACGTAAAAGGGGAGCCAGGTCCTCAAGGGAAGCCAGGGCCAAGTGGACCTCCTGGGCCTCCTGGATTACCAGGGAAACCAGGGTTAGGAAAGCCCGGTCTCAACGGTCCACCAGGTCCTCAGGGGCCAGCAGGATTTCCTGGAATTGGAAAGCCAGGACTACCTGGTTTACCAGGAAAAATAGGGCCTAAAGGACCTCCAGGACTCAATGGCGAGGTTGGACCTCGTGGAGAGCCAGGTCCACGTGGACTGCAAGGTCAGCCAGGCCCGCCTGGGCCAGCAGGTCTTTCATTGAATGGTAAACCAGGGTTACCTGGGATTAGAGGCCCTCCAGGGTCAATAGGTGAACCAGGGCTAAAAGGGGGACGTGGCATTCCTGGAGAACGGGGACTCAAAGGGGAAAATGGCAATGGGAAGCCAGGTCTACCAGGCCCCAGGGGGCTAAATGGCCTTCAAGGACCTCCGGGAGCTCCAGGTGCCCCTGGGTTGGGTAAGCCAGGACTTGATGGGCTACCTGGGCCAACAGGGCCAAAGGGAGATAAAGGAGCTCCAGGGGAACAAGGTGTCCCAGGGGAAGCAGGACCTCCTGGGCTACAAGGACAGCCAGGGCCACCTGGGTTGGGAAAGAATGGGCTTGATGGTATTCCTGGTAATCCAGGATTGATAGGCCCTAAGGGTGAGGCTGGCCCCAGAGGAACACCTGGCTTTCCTGGACCTCCAGGTTATGGTAAACCAGGGCTTGTAGGACAGAAAGGAGACAGAGGTCCTGCTGGATTACAAGGAGCCCCTGGTAACAAAGGAGAACATGGGATGGAAGGTATACCAGGAGATATGGGGCCAACTGGACAGCCAGGGCTTCCAGGTCCACAAGGTCCTATGGGTCTTCCAGGGAAACATGGTATGTCTGGTTTGAAGGGAGAGGTTGGTCCACAAGGGCCACCAGGCTTGCCAGGACTAAGAGGAGATCAGGGTCCCAGTGGGCTAGCAGGAAAACCCGGCCTCCCAGGGGATAAGGGCCCTCCGGGTCTTAATGGGCCTATAGGCAAACCTGGGCCTAAAGGTGAAGCAGGTCACATTGGTTTGCCAGGTAATCCTGGTTTTATTggagcatcaggtccaaaaggtGAGAATGGGATTACAGGACCCCCTGGGCCACGGGGAACTTCAGGAATTCCTGGACTTCCAGGCCCCACTGGTCATATGGGACCACAGGGTGTGCCAGGGTTGAAAGGTGAACAAGGTCCACCAGGGCCACAAGGAATTGGAAAGCCTGGAGACAAGGGGATGCCTGGTCCACAAGGACCTCCAGGAAAACCTGGCTCTCCTGGACTTAGTGGTATGCAAGGCCCTCCAGGTCCACCTGGACCTCCTGGGCCCCCTGGCCTATCTAACGGTGATATAAAGCAGTTAGCAGTTCAAGGGCCAAATATTGGTGGAGAATCAATTCCGAAGCCAAATGGTGAGAAACCACAATTTGGTCAGGCTGAGCTCTCAGCCTCGGTTGCCCCTGCTTTTACTGCTATTTTGACAACGCCATTTCCACCATCTGGAATGCCTATCAAATTCGACAGGACTCTGTACAATGGGCAAAATGCTTACAACCCTGCCACTGGCATCTTCACAAGCCCACTGCCTGGTGTCTACTATTTTGCTTATCATGTACATGTAAAGGGAACCAGCCTGTGGGTGGCACTGTATAAAAACAATGTGCCAGCCACATACACCTATGATGAATACAAAAAGGGCTATATGGACCAGGCATCAGGTAGTGCAGTACTGGAGCTGAAGGAGAATGACCAGGTTTGGATGCAGATGCCCTCTGACCAAGCAAATGGGCTCTACTCCACTGAGTACATCCATTCATCCTTCTCAGGGTTCTTACTGTGCCCCACATAA